Below is a genomic region from Bacillota bacterium.
CAGGGCCATGGCCGAGCGGGCCCGCATCTTCCTGACCTGCGACTCGCTGGAGTGCATTTGCCGCAACGGCCGGATCAGTCGGGCCCAGGCCCTGATCGGATCGCTTTTCAGCATCAGGCCCGTCCTCTCGGTCCAAGACGGCGTCCTGGCGGCCGTCGACCGGGTCCGCGGGGCCCAGAAGGTCATCCCGAGGCTGGTCGAACTATGCCGCCAGCACATCCCGGAGGGGACGCGGGTGAGCGTGGCCGTGGGCCACGTCGACGTCCTCGACCGGGCCAAGGCCTTGGCGGCCGAGCTTCAAAAGGTCCTCAACATCGGGGAGATGTTCATCTTCAGGACCGGGGCGGCGATCACGGCCAACCTGGGGCCGGGAACCTTCGGGGTGATGTTCTGCCCTGAGGAACCCATCACCAGCTGATCTGGGAGGAATGATCCGGATGAACGGTCTGATCCTCACCGCCGCCGTCGTCGTGGGGGCCTACCTAGTTGGTTCGTTCCCCTCGGCCTATGTGATGACCCGCCTCTTCGGTAAGGGTGACATCCGCAAGATCGGCAGCGGCAATCTGGGCGGGATGAACACCGTCCGCAACGCCGGTCGGGTCCCCGGGGTCCTCACCGGCCTGTTCGACTTCGGCAAGGGGCTCCTGGTGGTCTACCTGGTCCGTCACCTGACCGCCGACCCGTACCTCCCGCTGTGGGCGGCAGTGGCCTGTGTCGCCGGCCACAACTGGATGATCTACATGGGCTTCCGAGGCGGCAAGGGCCTCGGGGCGACCATCGGGGCGCTCCTCCTCCTCGCGCCGCTGGCCCTGCCGGTGGCCCTCGTCGTGGCCGTCTTGGCCAGCCTCGCCCTCAAGGACTCCTACGCCGGGACGGTGGCCGGGGTCGCCTCCATCCCCGCCTCCCTCTGGTTCATCTATCAGGACCCGGTTCGGCTGCTCTTCGGGATGGCCCTGGCGGCGGTGATCATCGCCAAGCATGTCCCCGACCTGAAGCGGTTCGCCGCCGGGAAGAAGGAACTTATCTAGAGCCTGTCGGGTAAATGCCCAATAAGATAGGATTTACCAGGCCAGACAGAGAACTGGTAAGGCATGAACACATTCATCCCTTACGATCCCAAGCAACTGTTCCTGTTGCCCCCCGACATGCGGGACTGGTTGCCGGAAGGGTCTTTGGCCCTCTTCATCAGCGATGTTGTGGATTCCCTGGACCTTTCGGGCATCTTTCGCGCTTACGAGGGGGATGGCCGCGGCCGCCCGGCGTACCACCCGGCGATGATGGTCAAGCTCTTGCTCTACGGGTACTGCACGGGCAAAGCGTCATCCCGCAAGATCGAGCGGGCCACGTGGGAAGATGTGGCGTTCAGGGTCTTGGCGACGGACCAACATCCGGACCACGACAGTATCGCGGCCTTTCGTCAGCGGCACCTCGGCGAACTGCGGAAGCTTTTCCTGCAGGTATTGAAGATGTGCCAGGCGGCCGGCCTGGTGAAGCTGGGTCATGTGGCCCTGGACGGGACGAAGGTGAAGGCTAACGCGTCCAAGCACAAGGCGATGAGCTATGGGCGGATGGTCGAGACGGAAGCCCGGCTCAAGCGGGAGATCGAGGAACTGCTGAGACTGGCGGAACGGACGGATGCGGCTGAAGACGCCAAGTTCGGCAAGGGACGGTCCGGGGATGAGTTGCCCGAGGAATTGCGGCGGCGGGAAAGCCGTCTCTTAAAGATCCGGGAGGCCATGGCCCAGTTGGAAGCCGAGGCGAAGGGCGAAGCCGAGGACAAAAAGCAAGAGGCCGAGGAGAAGCTGGCCGAGCGTGAGCGGCGGAAGGACAAGGGCGACAGACCTGGCGGCCGGCCGCCGGCGGTCCCCGACCCGGACCTTGCTGTGCCCAAACCCAAGGCCCAGAAGAACTTCACCGATCCCGATTCACGGATCATGAAAGACTCGGCCAGCAAGGCCTTCGAACAGGCTTACAACGCGCAGATAGTGGTGGATGGAGAGGCCCAGGTGATCGTGGCCGCGGCGGTCACCCAGGAGGCCAATGACAAAGGGCAACTCGTGCCGATGCTCGAAGAGACCGCCAAGAACCTGGGACAAATGCCGGGGACGGTGTTGGCCGATGCTGGCTATTTCAGTACTGACGCGATGGACAGAGGGCTGTTCCATGGAGTGGACTTCTACGTCCCGCCGGATAAACAAAAACATGGGGATGGTCTCTCTCCGGTCACCGACCCGGTGCCGAAGGATGCTCCGATGACTGAGCGGATGCGCCATAGACTGCGTACGGAACACGGACGAGAGATCTACGCTAAGCGCAAGGCCATCGTGGAGCCCGTGTTCGGACAGATCAAGGAGGTCCGCGGCTTCCGCCGTTTCTCATTCCGTGGACTCACCAAGGTGACCGCGGAGTGGGATCTGATCTGTCTGACCCACAACCTGCTCAAGCTATTCCGAAGTGGACAGCGTCTCCTGATCGCTTCCGGATAGACGACAGTGTGGGTCGGATGCCTCAATCCATTCCCACAAGGGTGAATCAGCAGCCGTGAGCGCATAGCCAATCGACCAAACCAACTCAAATCCACTGGTTTCTTTTCCGATCCCGTATCAAACCGTTACCAAATCACTTGTTTGCCCGACAGACTCCTAGGCCCCCATGCTTTGGAAAGGTTGGTTTAGCCTGGCATATTCCATAAGAAACGCGGGGGGACCCAAAATCCCCCCCAGGGTAGAGGACCGCTCCACCCAGCCGCGCTAGGAC
It encodes:
- a CDS encoding IS1182 family transposase, with translation MNTFIPYDPKQLFLLPPDMRDWLPEGSLALFISDVVDSLDLSGIFRAYEGDGRGRPAYHPAMMVKLLLYGYCTGKASSRKIERATWEDVAFRVLATDQHPDHDSIAAFRQRHLGELRKLFLQVLKMCQAAGLVKLGHVALDGTKVKANASKHKAMSYGRMVETEARLKREIEELLRLAERTDAAEDAKFGKGRSGDELPEELRRRESRLLKIREAMAQLEAEAKGEAEDKKQEAEEKLAERERRKDKGDRPGGRPPAVPDPDLAVPKPKAQKNFTDPDSRIMKDSASKAFEQAYNAQIVVDGEAQVIVAAAVTQEANDKGQLVPMLEETAKNLGQMPGTVLADAGYFSTDAMDRGLFHGVDFYVPPDKQKHGDGLSPVTDPVPKDAPMTERMRHRLRTEHGREIYAKRKAIVEPVFGQIKEVRGFRRFSFRGLTKVTAEWDLICLTHNLLKLFRSGQRLLIASG
- a CDS encoding glycerol-3-phosphate acyltransferase yields the protein MNGLILTAAVVVGAYLVGSFPSAYVMTRLFGKGDIRKIGSGNLGGMNTVRNAGRVPGVLTGLFDFGKGLLVVYLVRHLTADPYLPLWAAVACVAGHNWMIYMGFRGGKGLGATIGALLLLAPLALPVALVVAVLASLALKDSYAGTVAGVASIPASLWFIYQDPVRLLFGMALAAVIIAKHVPDLKRFAAGKKELI